The Bombus fervidus isolate BK054 chromosome 6, iyBomFerv1, whole genome shotgun sequence genome contains a region encoding:
- the LOC139988611 gene encoding chitin synthase chs-2-like: MPKELIRHLTLSPIIDKWSTKRNSQIGTYLVKSATKSIHYRLFLIECYDSEFDMISTLWQRMSSSKDNSLEPSYKFQYSNDDFSEYEDENTSQNSLPNASNIFWDIFKYFPIKKESASMQNKRWLDISMQIIKVFVYVIFFCIVLCIGLISKFVVIFALSQLKDEKSIQFCDYYSEYQEELEARISKKGKIIWTWYIISMFLIPECFTIFYAIWYFLFKKKEKFPAKEAIIILFVLETIQSIGVTSLIFYSLPQLNSVDVAAICSCICFIPTILNLFIQYHKYIRTTKIFIVVLASNVLAVIAQGSGTVLYSFLNYIQDPLTWILPMSLLLSSSRWWYNYVTHNSYCGFINLLAKNKIDLSNNCNVLQGYIALWRCLIFISSTIVISTFKEIHIQEFFEFFGQNE; the protein is encoded by the exons ATGCCGAAGGAATTAATCCGGCATTTAACTTTATCCCCGATTATTGACAAATGGAGCACAAAGCGTAATTCACAGATAGGAACCTATCTCGTGAAAAGTGCTACGAAATCCATTCATTATCGATTATTTCTTATCGAATGTTACGACTCAGAATTCGATATGATTTCAACTTTATGGCAGcg TATGTCATCGTCGAAAGACAATAGTTTAGAACcttcatataaatttcaatattctaaCGATGATTTTTCGGAATATGAAGATGAAAATACATCGCAAAATTC GCTTCCAAATgcatcaaatatattttgggatatatttaaatattttccaataaaaaaggaaagtgCATCTATGCAAAATAAAAGATGGTTGGATATTTCTATGCaaattattaaagtatttgtatatgttatatttttctgtattgTCCTTTGTATTGGTTTAATCTCTAAATTTGTAGTCATCTTTGCTCTATCACAGCTCAAAGATGAAAAGTCTATACAGTTCTGTGACTATTATTCag AATATCAAGAAGAACTGGAAGCAAGGATTTCCAAAAAAGGCAAAATAATTTGGACATGGTATATTATTTCTATGTTCCTCATACCAGAGTGTTTCACAATATTTTatgcaatatggtattttctttttaaaaagaaagaaaaattccctGCAAAAGAAGctattataattctttttgttttggAAACAATTCAGTCAATTGGTGTTACatcattaattttctatagtCTTCCACAGCTTAATTCTGTGGATGTTGCTGCAATCTGTAgttgtatttgttttattccTACCATTCTAA atttatttatacaatatcacAAATACATAAGAacaactaaaatatttatagtagTTCTAGCATCCAATGTTTTAGCAGTAATTGCTCAAGGTTCAGGAACAGTTTTATATTCCTTTCTGAATTATATACAAGATCCTCTAACATGGATTCTTCCTATGTCACTTCTGTTATCTTCTTCTCGTTGGTGGTATAATTATGTGACACACAATAGTTATTGCG gtttcataaatttattagcaaaaaataagatagatttatcaaataattgcAATGTATTACAaggatatatagcattatggagatgtttaatttttatttcaagtacTATAGTGATTTCAACTTTTAAAGAAATCCATATACaagaattttttgaattttttggacaaaatgaa
- the LOC139987993 gene encoding chitin synthase chs-2, whose translation MYQVAIFAYKTQMHKFGFALPISLITPGTILLIMIFCVSREEDSCAFHNLIPDYLFLNTPKYNSMTEFLLNWRIWCWIIWWLSQIWITVQIWLGEKGRLAPIEKIFYHSSYDAFLIDQFLGLNKRRHENYHVVEEVEESSDSITEFESSNSNEIYDFSNPNSTLPQNTISNKRNAYVPVIYVCATMWHENKKEMNELIGSILRLDKDHCAMKVTQKYYKISINDYYELETHIMFDDAFCCMHGCIGSCDHKQSEARINEYVAAFVESMQENIKNLGILDLPPTKYPTPYGGQLVWNLPGKTRLTVHLKDKNKIRHRKRWSQVMYMYYLLGYCFMNSSADFDTKELIAENTYILTLDGDVDFRPTAVKALLDLMKKNKELGAACGRIHPIGKGPMIWLQKFEYAIGHWLQKSTEHTIGSVLCSPGCFSLFRAKALMQHNVIAKYAIRSTEPKHYIQYDQGEDRWLCTLILQAGCKVEYCAASDAYTHAPESFEEFYIQRRRWIPSTMANIFDLLSTSRETRKLNNNISWPYVTYQWILTGSTIIGPSFIYLMMVGAFVTSFELNNWTSFWCNSIPIVIFVLISFFGDVHKQLIAAETISILYGVIMMVVLVGIVLQIAADGFLAPNALLFLIVIGQFIATGFLHPQELSCLPYAIIYYITVPSMYMLLIIFSIFNLHNITWGTRESKLHRQALEQQNRKLKKSEQEGTVANKCTKSFLHNLYKCRFYTHKNSKKSEEYLEFIYNSINEINIRLKHIESALELNNILKDNIEEKSNDQSKIYDEVKLEMSEHLNTNTDTETESETSDCTFTNNNQEDPNYVINPHWIQDEHLKNGKIDFLSYAEEEFWRQLIKKYLHPIEIDVEKQQKISEGLIDIRNKCIFKFFMINILFIVAIFLLQINKDVLHVQWPFAIKYNITFINDTHEIHILRNYMHLEPIGCLFIIAFVFILFIQFLAMLSHRFTTFIHVLANVKLSLACFNKKENLPNELVTSTHAKNIADGLQSTVEYQTIHNNRFEISSRKHKTVRELAEDSQNPSKRPSNFEVLFNTKLRNPDISGFRKTISLSIPKGVLEAFEQHRSNILAEHELQSQNNAANLKEMYPKNKNSKRHVYDNPTFLNDNNE comes from the exons ATGTATCAAGTAG CAATATTTGCATATAAAACTCAAATGCATAAATTTGGTTTTGCCCTACCAATAAGTTTAATTACTCCAGGGACGATCttattaataatgatattttGTGTATCAAGAGAAGAAGATTCGTGTgcatttcataatttaataccagattatttattcttaaatacacctaaatataatagtatgacagagtttcttttaaattggCGTATCTGGTGCTGGATAATATGGTGGTTATCACAGATTTGGATTACAGTACAAATCTGGTTAGGTGAAAAGGGAAGACTTGCACCTATAGAGAAAATTTTCTATCATTCTAGTTATGATGCATTCCTAATTGATCAATTCTTAGGATTAAATAAGAGGAGACATGAAAATTATCATGTTGttgaagaagtagaagaatCTTCAGACTCTATTACAGAATTTGAG AGTAGCAATTCAAACGAAATATACGATTTTAGTAATCCTAATTCAACACTTCCTCAAAACACTATAAGTAACAAAAGAAATGCTTATGTTCCTGTAATTTATGTTTGTGCAACTATGTGgcacgaaaataaaaaagaaatgaacgaATTGATTGGAAGTATTTTAAGATTAGATAAAGATCACTGTGCCATGAAAGTTACACAGAAGTATTATAAGATTTCTATTAATGATTATTATGAACTTGAAA CACATATAATGTTTGATGATGCATTTTGTTGTATGCATGGTTGTATTGGATCTTGTGATCATAAACAAAGTGAAGCACGCATAAATGAATATGTAGCAGCATTTGTGGAATCAATGCaggaaaacataaaaaatctTGGTATACTTGATTTACCACCAACTAAATATCCAACTCCTTATGGTGGTCAACTAGTTTGGAATTTACCAGGAAAAACACGTCTAACAGTACAtcttaaagataaaaataaaatcagacACAGAAAACGATGGAGTCAG gtcatgtatatgtattatctTCTTGGTTATTGTTTCATGAACTCATCAGCAGATTTTGATACTAAAGAATTAATAGCAGAAAATACTTACATTCTAACACTAGATGGAGATGTTGATTTTCGACCAACAGCTGTTAAAGCATTGCTAGATTTGATGAAGAAAAATAAGGAATTAGGTGCAGCTTGTGGAAGAATACATCCCATAGGAAAAG GTCCCATGATTTGGTTGCAGAAATTTGAATATGCTATTGGGCATTGGCTTCAGAAGTCAACGGAACACACAATAGGCTCTGTTCTTTGCAGTCCAGGTTGCTTTTCTCTGTTCAGAGCAAAAGCTTTAATGCAACATAATGTTATAGCTAAATATGCAATAAGGTCAACTGAACCAAAACATTATATTCAGTATGATCAAGGAGAAGATCGATGGCTTTGTACACTAATTTTACAAGCTGGTTGTAAA GTGGAATATTGTGCAGCTAGTGACGCTTATACACATGCTCCAGAATCATTTGAAGAGTTTTATATTCAACGTCGGCGATGGATTCCATCAACCATGGCTAACATTTTTGATTTACTAAGTACATCAAGGGAAACCAGGAAActaaataacaatatttcatGGCCTTATGTAACTTACCAATGGATTTTAACAG GTAGCACAATTATAGGACCATCTTTCATTTACTTAATGATGGTTGGGGCATTTGTAACTTCctttgaattaaataattggaCAAGTTTCTGGTGTAATTCAATTCCAATTGTCATTTTTGTCTTAATCAGTTTTTTTGGTGATGTACACAAACAG CTTATAGCAGCAGAAACTATCTCTATCTTATATGGTGTAATAATGATGGTTGTATTAGTTGGCATAGTATTACAAATAGCAGCAGATGGATTCCTTGCACCCAAtgctcttttatttcttattgtaATCGGTCAGTTCATAGCAACAGGTTTTTTGCATCCTCAGGAACTATCATGTTTACCTTACGcaatcatttattatattactgtGCCATCTATGTACATGTTACTCATCATTTTCTCTATCTTCAatctacataatattacatgGGGGACCAGAGAATCCAAATTGCACAGacaa gcATTAGAACAACAAAATAGGAAGCTAAAGAAATCTGAACAAGAGGGAACTGTTGCTAACAAATGCACGAAATCTTTTTTACACAATTTGTATAAATGTAGATTTTATActcataaaaattcaaagaaatcaGAAGAATACTTAGAATTTAtctataattctataaatgaaattaatattcgtttaaagcACATAGAAAG TGCCTTAGAGCTCAATAACATATTAAAAGAcaatatagaagaaaaaagtaacgatcaaagtaaaatatacgatgaagtaaaattagaaatgtCTGAACATTTAAACACAAATACAGATACAGAAACAGAATCAGAAACTTCAGACTGCACCTTTACTAATAACAATCAAGAAGATCCAAACTATGTAATAAATCCTCATTGGATACAAGATGAACatttgaaaaatggaaaaatagatTTTCTATCATATGCAGAAGAAGAATTTTGGaggcaattaattaaaaaatatttacatcctATTGAAATTGATGTGGAAAAGCAG caAAAAATTTCAGAGGGGTTAatagatatacgtaataaatgtattttcaaattttttatgataaatatattatttatagtagCAATATTCTTGTTGCAAATAAACAAAGATGTTTTGCATGTCCAATGGCCATTTGctattaaatataacattacttttattaatgACACACATGAA atACATATACTCAGAAACTATATGCATTTGGAACCAATTGGATGTCTCTTTATTATTgcatttgttttcattttgttcATCCAATTCTTAGCTATGTTAAGTCATAGATTCACTACGTTTATCCATGTTCTTGCTAATGTGAAATTGAGTTTAGCATGTTTtaacaag AAAGAAAATTTGCCAAATGAATTAGTTACTAGTACACATGCAAAAAATATAGCTGATGGTCTCCAAAGTACAGTAGAATATCAAACAATACATAATAATAGGTTTGAAATCTCTTCAAGAAAACATAAAACTGTTAGAGAATTGGCAGAAGATTCTCAAAATCCTTCAAAACGACCTTCCAACTTTGAAGTACTTTTCAATACGAAATTAAGGAACCCTGATATATCtg GATTTAGAAAAACAATATCTTTAAGCATACCAAAAGGTGTACTAGAAGCATTTGAACAACatcgttcaaatattttagcaGAACATGAATTGCAGTCTCAAAATAATGCAGctaatttgaaagaaatgtatccaaaaaataaaaattcaaaaaggCATGTATATGATAACCCAACATTTTTAAATGacaataatgaataa